The Arachis hypogaea cultivar Tifrunner chromosome 14, arahy.Tifrunner.gnm2.J5K5, whole genome shotgun sequence genome has a segment encoding these proteins:
- the LOC140178459 gene encoding putative lipid-binding protein AIR1, with protein MGSKKAMVAPTAILFSLNLLFSATMASLFPLQPPPPEAPPPNTPPPNAPPPNTPPSCPLNTLQLGACAGVLNMFIGPRPIPAQCCTLLDGLVDLDAALCFCDVIRVDYLPIIHVDVPVALSLLLDACDRNAPENFQCPPLIN; from the coding sequence ATGGGTTCCAAGAAGGCTATGGTGGCACCCACCGCCATTCTCTTCTCCCTTAACCTTCTCTTTTCCGCCACAATGGCAAGTCTTTTCCCCTTGCAACCCCCTCCTCCCGAAGCGCCGCCTCCTAACACACCGCCACCCAACGCGCCACCACCTAACACACCACCGTCTTGTCCCTTAAATACCTTACAGTTAGGTGCTTGCGCGGGTGTCTTAAACATGTTTATTGGGCCGCGGCCCATACCGGCCCAATGCTGCACCCTCTTGGATGGTCTTGTTGACCTTGACGCAGCTCTTTGCTTTTGCGATGTAATTAGGGTTGACTACTTGCCAATAATCCACGTAGACGTTCCTGTTGCATTGTCCCTCTTGCTCGACGCCTGTGACAGAAACGCTCCCGAAAACTTCCAGTGCCCACCACttattaattag